From Triticum urartu cultivar G1812 chromosome 2, Tu2.1, whole genome shotgun sequence, a single genomic window includes:
- the LOC125535201 gene encoding putative disease resistance protein RGA3, with protein sequence MEGELISTIKTVVSTTTEIISGFNDWVGFFQWLCPDNNQESKQQHEELWKLQTTLPLMQVMIDRAEWSIHKEGVPILLEELKDVTYDTEDLIEEFKYFKMKSEMDGPQSLMKRSLDFIKSDISSSFDKVKLLQQRAEHLISQLNATDLQQETPHFDRSVRPETSSFPDSKVFGRQKETVALKVLLGVPVSIPSGSKRKKGHPVAAEATAQKDCMDYPVNNAVSVLPIVGIGGVGKTTLAQQICQDQHVKAYFGQILWTCVSDDFDTKQLTKELVHSCGEEIASDNLDYLQNKLAKVVRLKRFLIVLDDVWDDSVKDNGQEWQKFCAPLTTGVQGSMILVTTRSSKVAKLVCTLNPFQLQGLEEDTFWEFFKTCALGGKSSTMDVKLATIGRMIVPKLKGSPLAAKTLGRLLRMKIDTVHWTNILNSELWELKQEVGDILPALRLSYLYLPRHLRRCLSLCAMFPKDHKFEQTVLVDLWSAQCFAETQDKICMHTAGDWCFEELESRCFFQEVVPSSASQISPKIKKYVMHDLIHDMIQLVSGNECFVIRNEIDLSNVPEKVRHVSLFTSKGFDYQKLVALTRCRKLRSILSREQLGKKIFFPLVNSWSKELKYLRFLSCCFTKLTMLSEAIANFKLLCCFKVHCPRRWTMDTFPESYCSLYNLQKFEAKNCTFKSLPKEFRKLVNLQSFEVRTFVHGRNYTNFWGISVEVLKNMHLQGEMYLNLSRVKLAGCAELELRKRKHVEMLTLNFYHTQNTQDQELEMLELLCPHSGIKFLEISGFRGDSTPTWLQPSYLQNLVQLRLIRVHFLSMAWVDNNAFLFINDLYISRCPRLSSLENILKSASLPTVRSIFIEECLGLSSMRGERFGELSCLKELKLSKCPNILWNGLVLPSSLLKLHLEDCGDISNYIPNCLVNLENLIRMSLVKLITIRSIPAEIWYDNLSELQTLEISGCPDLISIGGPEAIEHIENAFVESCAKLTGLTQPLERGRRPPKSA encoded by the coding sequence ATGGAAGGCGAATTAATCTCGACCATCAAGACCGTTGTCTCAACCACCACGGAAATTATCTCTGGATTCAATGATTGGGTGGGATTCTTTCAATGGCTCTGTCCTGACAATAATCAAGAGTCCAAGCAGCAGCACGAGGAGCTTTGGAAGCTCCAAACAACTCTCCCACTTATGCAAGTGATGATTGACAGAGCGGAATGGTCAATCCATAAGGAAGGTGTTCCAATACTGCTAGAAGAGCTAAAGGATGTGACTTATGACACAGAAGATCTTATTGAAGAGTTCAAATACTTTAAGATGAAATCAGAGATGGATGGTCCACAATCACTAATGAAGCGATCATTAGATTTTATCAAGAGCGACATCTCATCTAGCTTTGACAAAGTGAAGCTTTTACAACAAAGAGCTGAACATCTGATTAGTCAATTGAATGCTACGGATTTGCAGCAAGAAACTCCACACTTTGATAGGTCAGTCAGACCTGAGACAAGCTCTTTTCCTGATTCAAAGGTCTTTGGTCGCCAGAAAGAAACAGTGGCActgaaagtattgcttggtgtaCCAGTATCTATTCCTAGTGGGTCAAAACGGAAGAAAGGTCACCCTGTAGCTGCTGAGGCCACTGCACAGAAGGATTGTATGGATTATCCAGTGAACAATGCTGTGTCTGTGTTGCCAATAGTGGGGATCGGAGGTGTTGGCAAAACTACGTTGGCACAACAAATATGCCAGGATCAACATGTGAAAGCTTACTTTGGTCAAATACTTTGGACATGTGTTTCAGATGACTTTGACACTAAGCAGTTAACCAAAGAGCTGGTGCATTCCTGTGGAGAAGAAATAGCGTCCGATAATCTAGACTACCTTCAAAATAAGCTGGCTAAAGTTGTGAGATTGAAGCGGTTCTTGATAGTTTTGGATGATGTGTGGGATGATTCTGTGAAAGATAATGGGCAAGAATGGCAAAAGTTTTGCGCACCTCTAACTACTGGAGTTCAGGGAAGTATGATTCTGGTGACCACTAGATCCTCAAAGGTAGCTAAGCTTGTATGCACATTGAATCCTTTTCAGCTGCAAGGCTTAGAAGAGGATACCTTTTGGGAGTTCTTTAAAACATGTGCTCTGGGCGGAAAGAGCTCCACTATGGATGTCAAGCTTGCAACTATTGGTAGAATGATTGTGCCAAAGCTGAAAGGTTCTCCGTTAGCTGCAAAGACACTTGGGCGCCTTCTAAGAATGAAGATTGACACTGTTCATTGGACCAATATTCTAAATAGTGAGCTGTGGGAACTAAAGCAGGAAGTAGGTGACATTCTTCCGGCCCTTAGATTAAGTTATTTGTATTTACCACGACATTTGAGGAGGTGCCTATCATTGTGTGCGATGTTTCCTAAGGATCATAAGTTCGAGCAAACAGTTCTTGTTGACCTTTGGTCTGCTCAATGCTTTGCGGAAACTCAAGATAAGATCTGTATGCATACAGCTGGAGACTGGTGTTTTGAAGAACTTGAAAGTCGCTGTTTCTTCCAAGAAGTCGTTCCATCATCAGCGTCACAAATATCACCAAAAATTAAGAAGTATGTGATGCATGATTTAATTCATGACATGATACAACTAGTTTCTGGAAATGAATGTTTTGTTATAAGAAATGAAATAGATCTGTCGAATGTACCTGAAAAAGTTCGGCATGTATCATTGTTCACAAGCAAGGGTTTTGATTATCAAAAGCTCGTGGCATTAACAAGGTGTAGGAAGCTGCGGTCTATTCTGAGCAGGGAGCAACTCGGGAAAAAAATATTTTTCCCTCTAGTTAATTCTTGGTCCAAAGAGCTAAAGTATTTGCGTTTCCTGTCCTGTTGCTTCACCAAGTTAACTATGTTATCGGAGGCCATTGCAAACTTCAAACTTCTTTGCTGCTTTAAGGTTCACTGTCCCAGGCGTTGGACCATGGACACATTTCCAGAATCATATTGTTCTCTCTATAACCTACAGAAGTTTGAGGCTAAGAATTGCACTTTTAAGAGCTTGCCAAAGGAGTTCAGGAAGCTTGTTAACTTGCAGTCATTCGAAGTAAGAACTTTTGTTCATGGCAGGAACTACACTAACTTTTGGGGAATATCTGTGGAAGTGTTGAAAAACATGCATCTCCAAGGAGAGATGTATCTGAACTTGTCACGTGTGAAACTGGCTGGTTGTGCGGAGCTTGAGTTGAGGAAGAGGAAGCATGTTGAGATGCTAACTTTAAATTTTTATCATACCCAAAACACCCAAGATCAGGAGCTGGAAATGCTTGAGCTTCTTTGTCCACACTCAGGTATTAAATTTCTGGAAATCAGTGGTTTCAGAGGCGATTCTACTCCAACATGGCTTCAGCCATCATATTTGCAGAATTTAGTACAACTTCGGTTGATACGTGTTCATTTTCTCTCAATGGCTTGGGTTGATAACAATGCATTCTTATTCATCAATGATCTGTACATTTCTCGCTGTCCTAGATTATCATCTCTTGAAAATATTTTGAAGTCAGCTAGTCTTCCAACGGTCAGATCTATTTTCATTGAAGAGTGTTTAGGATTGTCATCTATGCGAGGTGAAAGATTTGGCGAGTTGAGTTGTTTAAAAGAATTGAAGCTAAGCAAGTGTCCAAATATCTTGTGGAATGGATTAGTTCTTCCATCGTCTCTTCTAAAGCTGCATCTCGAAGACTGTGGAGATATTTCGAATTACATTCCCAACTGCTTGGTTAACCTTGAGAATTTGATACGCATGTCCCTGGTAAAGCTGATCACCATCAGATCCATTCCAGCGGAAATCTGGTATGATAACTTGTCAGAGTTACAGACACTTGAGATCTCTGGCTGCCCTGACCTGATATCAATAGGTGGACCAGAAGCAATTGAGCATATTGAAAATGCCTTTGTCGAATCTTGTGCAAAGTTGACGGGATTGACGCAACCTCTTGAAAGAGGTCGACGTCCTCCTAAGTCAGCTTGA